The genomic interval CTGCTATCTGTACTTGTAGTTCGTCTAGCTTGTGATCCTCCGTTAAGATTGCCGTAAAGAACTGATACGTCTCCTGTGCCGCTTGATCATTTGTCCGCTGCTCGGCTACATATTTAATCTGTAGCCAGTTAAAGATGGCATCATCTTTTGTCATCTTGCCTCAACCCCTTCTCACTAGCCATTTTTATTATCTGATTTTCTCATCCTAAACCTAACGATAATCAATATAGCAGTTGCGATTAAAAGGGCTTCTACAAGAGGTAGGGCAATCCCTAGAAAGGCTAGGGGTAATGCTCCTATTGCAAGCATAATATAGACAATTACTGACTTCAATAAAGGAAGTCTTTTAGCAAACCCAAGCTTATAGACAATAGCCAACAAAATGGTTGTCATTCCGTAAAGGACTAGAAACCCCCACAAAGGCATTTCATTCCCTACAAATAATAGATCTGTAATCATCTAGCTTCACTTCCTTTCCGTTTCAAAAGGATACAATCCCTGTGAGCTATTGTTTGTGTCTTACTCTATGGTCACAGCCACTTTTATTTTGACGCTTGGAGCTTAGATTGCTTCTCGTGACGCTCCCGTTCTGATTTCACTAGATACTTTTTACGAAGTCTAACTGTGCTCGGAGTAATTTCACAATACTCATCATCATTAAGAAACTCAAGAGCTTCCTCCATCGTTAACAAACGTGGTGCTTTAAGCTTAACTGTCTCTTCTTTTGTAGCTGAGCGAATGTTATTTGCTGCCTTCATTTTACAAACATTTACTGTTAGGTCATTATCACGTGAATGCTCTCCAACAATCATGCCCTCATACACCTCTGTACCCGGTACAATAAACATCGTTCCACGATCCTCTACGTTCAGTAGACCATACGTATTCGCAGTTCCTGTTTCGTGGGCAATCAAAGCACCAAAGCGCCTTCCGCCAAGCTGTGTTCTAACAACCGCACGATAAGAGTCAAAGGAATGGGTCATAATTCCATATCCACGAGTCTGTGTTAGAAACTCAGTACGATAGCCGATCAAACCTCTGGAAGGAACAATAAACTCTAAACGCACTTGACCAAATCCATTATTAATCATGTTCACCATTTCCGCTTTTCTTGTTCCAAGGGTTTCCATAATGGCTCCCGTGTACTCCTCAGGAACATCAGCAATCAAACGCTCGTAGGGCTCCATTTTTTGCCCATCTATCTCTTTAATAATAACCTCTGGCTTAGAAACCTGTAGCTCAAAGCCCTCTCGTCGCATGTTTTCTATTAGAATGGAAAGATGTAGCTCCCCTCTTCCAGAAACAGTGAACACCTCTGGGCTGTTCGTTTCTTCTACTCTTAAGCTAACATCCGTTTCAAGCTCTTTAAACAAACGATCACGTAGCTTTCTAGACGTTACATGCTTACCGTCACGTCCTGCAAAAGGGCTGTTATTCACTAGGAATGTCATCTTTAATGTAGGCTCATCTATCGTTAGTAATGGTAAAGCCTCCTGTGTAGCAGGATCACACACTGTTTCCCCAACATTAATATCCTCTAAGCCTGCAACAGCTACGATATCCCCAGCTGTAGCCTCTTCAATCTCAATTCTCTTCAAGCCTAAGAAACCAAAGAGCTTGGTTACACGGAAGTTCTTAACCTTCCCTTCCCTTGTTAAAACAACAATAGGTTGATTAATACGCATGTTTCCACGGTGAATACGACCGATACCAATACGTCCAAGGTATTCATTGTAATCTAACATCGTAACTTGGAACTGTAATGGTGCTGATTGTTCTAAGTTTGGTGCCGGAATATGCTCTATAATCGTTTCAAATAGATCTTTCATATCTGGACCTTGTTGTTCATGATCTAAGCTAGATGTCCCTGCTAAGGCAGATGCGTAGACAACTGGAAATTCCAATTGCTCTTCATCAGCATCAAGATCAATAAATAAATCAAGTACCTCGTCTACGACTTCCTTTGGTCTTGAATTTTCTCTGTCAATTTTATTTACGACTACGATAGGTGTTAGCTTGTGCTCTAAAGCCTTTTTGAGAACGAATCTTGTTTGTGGCATACAGCCTTCAAAAGCATCAACAACAAGTAAAACCCCATCAACCATTTTCAGGATACGCTCTACCTCTCCACTAAAATCAGCATGGCCTGGTGTATCTAAGATATTAATTCTGTTTTCGCTGTAATGAATAGCTGTCGTTTTAGCTAAAATCGTAATCCCGCGTTCGCGCTCTAAATCATTGGAATCCATCATTCGATCTGAAAGCTGCTCATGCTCTTTAAACGTTCCAGATTGCTTTAGCATTTGGTCAACCAATGTAGTTTTACCATGATCGACGTGAGCAATGATCGCAATATTTCTTAAGTCGTCTCTTTTGTTCATTCGTTATTTTCTTCTCCTTTGATGTAAACATCTATATTGATCATGTCATAAAAAGACATTTTTTGCTTAAAACGTTCCTTAACAAGTTTACACTTCTAAGCAACTGATGGCAACTCATTTCACATCTGTTATACTAGGATCATAGAAATTTTTAAAAATCTTTACTCAGGGTTTATATAATGGAGGCTTGTCATGAATAGAAAAGTCATTTCACTATTGTTTGCACTAGCTGCTGTAAGCTGCTTTGTGTTAGCAGGAATTTTTGTGGCTGAGAGAAGTGTTTTAGGTGTGATTTTATCCTTATTAGCATCTGTTGTGGTGATGGGCGTGGGGTTTTCCTTCAAAAAGAAATTTAGGCTTCAGGATGAGAATAGATCCAAGTCTTAAGTATGCATAAAAAAGCCAGGATTGCTATTTCCAGAATCCTGGCTTTTTTAAAAAATACCCGTAACTTCTTAAATTCTTCATAGCTTCAATTAGTCGTTCTATAAGACTCTTTCAGCACAAGTAAGACTCTTATTAGGCTTTTCTGTGTACCTCTACACCACTGTCTTCCTCTAATAGACGGATGATCGCCGAAATATCCTGCTTCCCGTAACCTCGGGCTGTCACTTCAGCAATAATTTCTTCAGCTAGCTTTCCTAAGTCTGCATTAACCTCTAGCTCAGTCGCTAGCTCAGTGGCTAATTTCATATCCTTATGAAGAAGATCCACCATAAAGCGCTGCTTAAAATCTCTATCCTGAATCAAGTCAATCGTTCGATCTATCATAAATGAATGACCAGTACTTGCTTTAATAATTTTGTGTATTAGAGCTGGATTTATCCCGGCTTTCGCTCCCATCACAAACGCTTCAGATAAAGCAGCAGTGTGAATGCCCACCAGCATATTATTAAGAAGCTTGACCACA from Bacillus horti carries:
- a CDS encoding YlaH-like family protein — its product is MITDLLFVGNEMPLWGFLVLYGMTTILLAIVYKLGFAKRLPLLKSVIVYIMLAIGALPLAFLGIALPLVEALLIATAILIIVRFRMRKSDNKNG
- the typA gene encoding translational GTPase TypA, with the protein product MNKRDDLRNIAIIAHVDHGKTTLVDQMLKQSGTFKEHEQLSDRMMDSNDLERERGITILAKTTAIHYSENRINILDTPGHADFSGEVERILKMVDGVLLVVDAFEGCMPQTRFVLKKALEHKLTPIVVVNKIDRENSRPKEVVDEVLDLFIDLDADEEQLEFPVVYASALAGTSSLDHEQQGPDMKDLFETIIEHIPAPNLEQSAPLQFQVTMLDYNEYLGRIGIGRIHRGNMRINQPIVVLTREGKVKNFRVTKLFGFLGLKRIEIEEATAGDIVAVAGLEDINVGETVCDPATQEALPLLTIDEPTLKMTFLVNNSPFAGRDGKHVTSRKLRDRLFKELETDVSLRVEETNSPEVFTVSGRGELHLSILIENMRREGFELQVSKPEVIIKEIDGQKMEPYERLIADVPEEYTGAIMETLGTRKAEMVNMINNGFGQVRLEFIVPSRGLIGYRTEFLTQTRGYGIMTHSFDSYRAVVRTQLGGRRFGALIAHETGTANTYGLLNVEDRGTMFIVPGTEVYEGMIVGEHSRDNDLTVNVCKMKAANNIRSATKEETVKLKAPRLLTMEEALEFLNDDEYCEITPSTVRLRKKYLVKSERERHEKQSKLQASK
- a CDS encoding YlaF family protein, which produces MNRKVISLLFALAAVSCFVLAGIFVAERSVLGVILSLLASVVVMGVGFSFKKKFRLQDENRSKS